In Hwangdonia lutea, a single window of DNA contains:
- a CDS encoding DUF1697 domain-containing protein produces MSTYIALLKGINVGGHKKVPMAELRELLTKSGFENVQTYIQSGNVIFRSSEKNILNLERQIQKAIDSHFGFNVSVLVKTRADLKRIFDACPFQKEKKQASYFAILHNSPPKDLVKLASEKVYEGEEYFILNDCIYFYCATGYGRAKFNINYFERKLKTVATARNYNTMVKLLSLSAEK; encoded by the coding sequence ATGAGCACTTATATTGCATTATTAAAAGGCATTAACGTTGGCGGGCATAAAAAAGTGCCCATGGCAGAACTGCGTGAATTGCTTACCAAATCTGGTTTTGAAAATGTACAGACCTACATTCAAAGTGGAAACGTAATATTTCGATCTTCAGAAAAAAATATTCTAAACCTAGAAAGGCAGATTCAAAAAGCGATAGACAGCCACTTCGGGTTCAACGTGTCCGTTTTAGTAAAAACCAGGGCCGATTTAAAACGTATTTTTGATGCTTGCCCGTTTCAAAAAGAAAAAAAGCAAGCAAGCTATTTTGCCATTTTACATAATTCGCCGCCAAAAGATTTGGTAAAATTAGCTTCAGAAAAAGTATATGAAGGCGAAGAATATTTTATTTTAAATGACTGCATTTATTTTTACTGCGCGACAGGTTACGGTAGGGCAAAATTCAACATCAATTATTTCGAGCGAAAACTAAAAACGGTAGCAACAGCAAGAAATTATAATACAATGGTAAAGTTATTATCTTTGTCAGCAGAAAAATAA
- the mvaD gene encoding diphosphomevalonate decarboxylase has product MTEKHFIPKAYKNSAEKGSYTWSSPSNIALVKYWGKKENQIPANPSISFTLNHCKTTTKLSFSKKENDDEFSFDVFLDDEKKDDFKPKIETFFNRIEKYLPFLKDYHFKIETANTFPHSSGIASSASGMSALALCLMSIEQALVPEITNEHFIQKASFLARLGSGSACRSLEGDLVVWGKHDQIEGSSDLFGVKYPFEVHQNFKNYKDTILLVDKGEKQVSSTVGHNLMHDHPFAKKRFKQAHENLSTLINVFKTGDIKTFIEIVESEALTLHAMMMTSMPYFILMKPNTLEIINKIWGFRQKTDSNICFTLDAGANVHVLYPENEAENVLEFIKNELVVFCQKGEYINDKIGFGAEINL; this is encoded by the coding sequence ATGACAGAAAAACATTTTATTCCAAAAGCTTATAAAAATTCAGCAGAAAAAGGGAGCTATACGTGGTCGTCGCCAAGTAATATCGCCTTGGTAAAATATTGGGGAAAAAAAGAAAACCAAATTCCAGCAAATCCATCCATAAGTTTTACGTTAAACCATTGTAAAACGACCACTAAACTCAGCTTTTCTAAAAAAGAAAACGATGATGAGTTTTCTTTTGATGTGTTTTTAGATGATGAGAAGAAAGATGATTTTAAACCGAAAATCGAAACGTTTTTTAATCGAATAGAAAAATATTTACCCTTTTTAAAAGATTATCACTTTAAAATAGAAACCGCAAATACATTTCCACACAGCTCAGGAATTGCATCATCGGCTTCGGGCATGAGCGCTTTGGCGCTTTGCTTAATGAGTATTGAACAAGCCTTAGTTCCGGAAATCACGAATGAACATTTTATCCAAAAGGCATCATTTTTGGCTCGATTGGGTTCAGGTAGTGCCTGCCGAAGTCTGGAAGGTGATTTGGTGGTATGGGGAAAACATGATCAAATAGAAGGAAGTTCCGATTTGTTTGGTGTAAAATATCCTTTTGAAGTGCATCAAAATTTTAAAAATTACAAGGATACTATTTTGCTTGTCGATAAAGGCGAAAAGCAAGTAAGCAGTACGGTTGGGCATAATTTAATGCACGACCATCCGTTCGCAAAAAAACGCTTTAAACAGGCGCACGAAAACCTTTCAACTTTAATAAACGTATTTAAAACAGGAGATATAAAAACGTTTATTGAAATTGTTGAAAGCGAAGCCTTAACGCTACACGCAATGATGATGACTAGCATGCCGTATTTTATATTAATGAAACCAAACACTTTGGAAATCATCAATAAAATTTGGGGTTTTAGGCAAAAAACAGATTCAAATATTTGTTTCACTTTAGATGCAGGAGCCAATGTGCATGTTTTATACCCTGAGAATGAAGCCGAAAATGTGTTAGAATTCATTAAAAATGAGTTGGTTGTGTTTTGTCAAAAAGGTGAGTATATTAACGATAAAATTGGATTTGGAGCTGAAATTAATTTATAA